In Aspergillus nidulans FGSC A4 chromosome IV, a single window of DNA contains:
- a CDS encoding uncharacterized protein (transcript_id=CADANIAT00000225), producing MSQMVVPTRTGEILSVDEMKKMGMELEIVGISGVPDVGPSWCSILLEVNAILATGTPQRIVQWSESQTYYQRDMFAFIHFSLLMLLRLQLFRIPGLTAMNTPGHWRTCARTSREDIAIAIAA from the exons ATGTCGCAAATGGTGGTTCCTACCAGGACGGGCGAGATTCTGTCGGTAGACGAAATGAAGAAAATGGGTATGGAGTTGGAGATAGTGG GCATTTCCGGCGTTCCCGACGTGGGCCCAAGCTGGTGTAGCATTCTGCTCGAGGTCAATGCCATTCTCGCAACGGGAACTCCGCAAAGGATAGTGCAGTGGTCTGAGAGCCAAACG TATTACCAGCGTGATATGTTCGCCTTCATACATTTCAGCCTGCTG ATGCTCCTACGGCTCCAGCTTTTCAGGATCCCTGGACTCACGGCTATGAACACGCCCGGTCACTGGAGAACCTGCGCTCGAACCTCACGGGAAGATATTGctatcgccatcgccgctTGA